One part of the Bradyrhizobium sp. CB1650 genome encodes these proteins:
- the nifA gene encoding nif-specific transcriptional activator NifA yields MQNEARQPGQGTREDDQDNGGRLMLDIPFSHERPASQPEPEGKLPGEPLRESALTGIFEISKILTAPCRLEVTLANVVGLLQSFVQMRHGIVSLVDEDGMPDVAVGAGWNEGSDERYRMRLPRNAIDQIIAADRPLVVENVAAEPVFSAADREVLGASDSIPVSFIGVPIRIDRKVVGTLTVDRMRDDRSSLRLEYDARLLAMIANLVGQTVKLHRLFACDRERLMAEKDRLQKEVLELRQPSRERKKLHVHGIIGDSPAVRGLLEKIAVVARSNSTVLLRGESGTGKELVAKAIHESSPRAKRPFVKLNCAALPETVLESELFGHEKGAFTGAFSSRKGRFELADKGTLFLDEIGEISAPFQAKLLRVLQEQEFERVGSNQTIKVDVRVIAATNKNLEEAVARSEFRADLYYRISVVPLLLPPLRERRSDIPQLAREFLRNFNNENGRTLTLEASAIDVLMNCGFPGNVRELENCIERTATLCAGSSIVRSDFACFHEQCLSAMLWKSTSDERKEQPAPRPPMPAKSTIPLAEATQPVQSVGGELDSLGPPGTVLVSGAKMADRERVIAAMEKSGWVQAKAARLLGLTPRQIGYALRKYGIEIKRF; encoded by the coding sequence ATGCAAAACGAAGCTCGCCAACCAGGACAAGGTACCAGGGAGGACGATCAAGACAACGGAGGCCGCCTCATGCTGGATATCCCTTTCTCACACGAAAGACCCGCCTCGCAACCTGAGCCGGAGGGTAAGCTCCCGGGGGAGCCGTTGCGTGAGAGCGCGCTCACCGGCATCTTCGAAATATCGAAAATTCTTACCGCTCCTTGTCGGCTCGAAGTCACGTTGGCCAACGTTGTTGGTCTTTTGCAATCGTTCGTGCAAATGCGACACGGCATCGTCTCACTCGTCGACGAGGACGGCATGCCGGACGTCGCAGTAGGCGCGGGCTGGAACGAAGGCAGCGACGAACGCTACCGGATGCGACTGCCGCGGAACGCAATTGACCAGATCATCGCGGCGGACAGGCCTCTCGTCGTCGAGAACGTGGCCGCCGAGCCGGTATTCAGCGCTGCCGACCGGGAAGTGCTCGGCGCCTCCGATAGTATTCCAGTGTCGTTCATCGGGGTTCCCATTCGCATTGATCGGAAGGTCGTGGGTACGCTGACGGTCGACCGCATGCGGGACGATAGGTCGAGTCTCCGGCTTGAGTACGATGCGCGACTGCTCGCCATGATCGCCAACCTGGTGGGACAAACAGTGAAGTTACACCGCTTGTTCGCCTGCGATCGCGAACGACTGATGGCGGAGAAAGACCGGCTACAAAAGGAAGTACTAGAGCTCAGGCAACCATCTCGGGAGCGCAAGAAGCTACACGTCCATGGGATCATTGGCGACAGCCCGGCGGTGCGAGGGCTGCTCGAGAAGATTGCGGTTGTAGCCAGATCGAACAGCACAGTTCTGCTGCGTGGCGAATCCGGTACCGGAAAGGAACTCGTAGCCAAGGCCATTCACGAATCATCGCCCCGCGCCAAGCGCCCGTTCGTTAAGCTGAATTGCGCGGCGCTTCCTGAGACCGTCTTGGAATCCGAATTATTTGGTCATGAGAAAGGCGCCTTCACCGGTGCGTTCAGCTCGCGCAAGGGACGCTTCGAACTTGCTGACAAAGGAACGCTTTTTCTTGACGAGATCGGCGAGATCTCAGCTCCGTTCCAGGCGAAGTTGCTGCGCGTTTTGCAAGAGCAGGAGTTCGAGCGCGTCGGCAGCAACCAGACTATTAAGGTCGATGTTCGAGTGATAGCTGCGACCAACAAGAACCTTGAAGAGGCTGTCGCAAGGAGCGAGTTCCGGGCGGACCTTTACTATCGCATCAGCGTAGTTCCCCTACTGTTGCCACCGCTACGCGAAAGACGCAGTGATATTCCTCAGCTTGCCAGGGAGTTCCTCAGAAATTTCAATAACGAGAACGGCCGTACTCTGACGTTGGAGGCGAGTGCGATCGATGTACTGATGAACTGCGGCTTTCCGGGAAATGTCCGCGAACTCGAAAACTGCATCGAGCGGACAGCGACGCTGTGCGCCGGATCATCGATCGTGAGAAGCGACTTTGCATGCTTCCACGAGCAGTGCCTTTCCGCGATGCTGTGGAAAAGCACGTCGGACGAGAGGAAAGAGCAGCCCGCACCCAGGCCACCGATGCCCGCAAAGTCCACCATTCCGCTAGCTGAAGCGACCCAGCCGGTCCAGTCTGTCGGCGGCGAACTGGACTCGCTGGGGCCTCCCGGCACAGTTCTCGTTAGCGGCGCGAAGATGGCCGATCGCGAACGGGTCATTGCGGCCATGGAAAAATCTGGCTGGGTGCAGGCAAAAGCAGCGCGCCTGCTCGGACTAACGCCGCGCCAGATCGGCTACGCGCTGAGGAAATATGGAATCGAAATAAAGCGGTTCTGA
- a CDS encoding 2OG-Fe(II) oxygenase produces MARAMTHKSRLLSEEALTKYRIELLVKGTVVIGPQILFTQDDLAEIDQLQAEIPEEEVREGDAGDSHNVFVKRVRIDPPGRAPSDASGAAPGQLMKLLERKDRSFVLKKILGATSDCVIRRCQMHRMPPGSFVGIHLDAASDPDFEYSVIVQLARDFEGGEFVVYPSGYEQQVFRPPFGAVLVTTCKLRHEVKPVLTGERRSLVYFCSKRSGANRRIIESSTGASD; encoded by the coding sequence ATGGCGCGCGCAATGACTCATAAATCCCGTCTGCTTTCAGAAGAAGCTTTGACAAAATACCGCATAGAGCTGTTGGTGAAGGGGACGGTCGTGATTGGTCCCCAGATATTGTTCACCCAAGATGACTTGGCCGAGATCGATCAGCTGCAGGCTGAGATTCCCGAAGAAGAAGTGAGGGAGGGAGATGCCGGCGACTCGCACAATGTTTTCGTCAAACGCGTGAGGATAGACCCGCCCGGTCGCGCTCCTAGCGACGCGAGTGGTGCAGCTCCAGGCCAGCTCATGAAGCTACTTGAAAGGAAAGACCGCAGCTTCGTGCTAAAAAAGATCTTGGGCGCCACGTCAGATTGCGTGATTCGCCGATGCCAAATGCATCGGATGCCTCCGGGTTCCTTTGTTGGCATCCATCTGGATGCTGCGAGTGACCCGGATTTCGAGTACTCGGTGATTGTGCAGCTCGCGAGAGACTTCGAGGGGGGTGAGTTCGTGGTATATCCAAGCGGGTACGAGCAGCAGGTGTTCCGACCGCCATTTGGTGCGGTACTGGTCACCACATGTAAGCTCCGGCATGAAGTGAAGCCTGTGCTGACCGGGGAGCGCCGATCGCTGGTCTACTTCTGTTCAAAGCGCAGCGGCGCGAACCGCCGGATCATCGAAAGCTCTACGGGGGCCTCTGATTGA
- a CDS encoding nodulation protein NodZ, whose amino-acid sequence MKFYRRSSPAPRFQAMASDQMIREMSAMTSVVQPGAREEEMQMLSGSRKHRFVVSRRRTGFGDCLWSLAAAWRFAKQTGRTLAIDWRGSCYLDDPFTNAFPVFFEPVQDIAGVRVICGDEINQCSFPGPFFPAWWNKPSIDCVYRPDEQIFRERDELDQLFQSQKDSDANTVVCDACLMWRCDQEAEREIFRSIKPRPEILARIDAIYREHFESYSVIGIHVRHGNGEDVMGHAPYWADPERALRQVCNAIDKARGLPHAKPVRAFLCTDSALVLEKISTIFPDVFTIPKRFQAPQAGPLHNAALGAEGGFSALIEMYLLARCDTVIRFPPTSAFTRYARLFAPRVIEFDLNDPSRLILIEEKSKDLVAS is encoded by the coding sequence ATGAAGTTCTACCGACGCAGCTCGCCGGCACCGCGATTTCAGGCCATGGCCTCGGACCAGATGATACGTGAGATGTCTGCAATGACGTCTGTTGTCCAACCAGGAGCCCGAGAAGAGGAAATGCAGATGCTTAGCGGCTCGAGGAAACACCGGTTCGTAGTTTCCCGGCGACGTACGGGGTTCGGCGATTGCCTGTGGTCACTGGCGGCAGCCTGGCGTTTTGCAAAGCAGACGGGGCGGACGCTAGCCATTGATTGGCGGGGATCTTGTTATCTCGATGACCCATTCACCAATGCCTTTCCAGTTTTCTTCGAACCGGTTCAAGACATTGCTGGCGTGCGGGTGATTTGCGGTGACGAGATCAACCAGTGTTCATTTCCGGGACCATTCTTCCCGGCATGGTGGAACAAGCCATCCATCGATTGCGTCTATCGCCCGGACGAGCAGATTTTCCGGGAGCGCGACGAACTCGATCAACTGTTCCAAAGTCAGAAAGATAGTGACGCTAACACGGTTGTGTGTGACGCCTGCCTGATGTGGCGCTGCGATCAGGAGGCCGAACGAGAAATCTTTCGGAGCATCAAGCCACGACCTGAAATTCTGGCTCGGATTGATGCTATCTACCGCGAGCACTTTGAATCGTACAGCGTAATCGGCATCCATGTCCGGCATGGCAACGGCGAGGATGTCATGGGGCATGCTCCCTACTGGGCTGACCCGGAGCGCGCCTTGCGACAGGTCTGTAATGCCATTGATAAGGCCAGGGGGTTACCCCACGCAAAACCCGTGAGGGCTTTCCTGTGCACGGACAGCGCGCTCGTGCTTGAGAAGATTTCGACTATATTCCCTGATGTTTTCACGATCCCAAAACGATTCCAGGCGCCTCAGGCTGGCCCATTGCACAACGCGGCGCTCGGAGCCGAGGGCGGCTTTTCCGCCCTCATCGAAATGTATCTCCTTGCGCGCTGCGACACTGTGATCCGTTTTCCCCCGACGAGCGCCTTCACGCGCTATGCGCGTCTCTTTGCCCCACGCGTTATAGAATTCGATTTGAATGATCCCAGCCGATTGATCTTGATTGAAGAAAAATCGAAAGATCTCGTAGCTTCATGA
- a CDS encoding SDR family NAD(P)-dependent oxidoreductase: MGLDLPNDDLITGSLPETHLGCPFHADRARVHGGEQKAMLLTGASRGIGHATAKLFSEAGWRIISCARQPFDGERCPWHAGDDDHVQIDLSNHRMLPRAITEVKMRLAGAPLHALVNNAGVSPKTPAGDRMTSLTTSTETWMRVFHLNLVAPILLAQGLFDELRAGSGSIVNVTSIAGSRVHPFAGSAYATSKAALASLTREMAHDYAPHGIRVNAIAPGEIRTDMLSPDTEARLVPSIPLRRVGTPDEVAKVIFFLCSDAASYVTGAEVPVNGGQHL; the protein is encoded by the coding sequence GTGGGTCTCGATCTGCCAAATGACGATCTGATCACAGGCTCGCTGCCCGAAACACATTTGGGTTGCCCCTTTCACGCCGATAGGGCCCGCGTTCATGGCGGAGAACAGAAGGCGATGTTGCTCACCGGAGCATCGCGCGGAATTGGTCATGCCACTGCTAAGCTGTTCTCGGAGGCGGGCTGGCGCATCATTTCTTGCGCGCGTCAACCGTTCGACGGCGAGCGATGTCCCTGGCACGCAGGGGACGATGATCATGTCCAGATCGACCTCAGCAATCATCGAATGCTGCCGCGCGCGATCACTGAGGTCAAGATGCGCTTGGCCGGTGCACCTTTGCACGCGCTAGTGAACAATGCTGGTGTCTCGCCGAAAACGCCCGCTGGCGATCGGATGACATCGTTGACGACGTCAACCGAGACCTGGATGAGGGTGTTCCATCTCAATTTGGTGGCCCCGATCCTGCTGGCGCAGGGTTTGTTTGATGAGCTAAGAGCCGGGTCAGGATCGATCGTGAACGTGACTTCGATCGCGGGCTCGCGGGTGCACCCTTTTGCCGGGAGTGCCTATGCGACGTCAAAAGCTGCGCTTGCGAGCCTCACCCGTGAAATGGCGCACGACTATGCGCCGCATGGCATTCGTGTGAATGCGATCGCGCCCGGCGAAATCAGGACGGACATGTTATCGCCCGACACAGAAGCGCGTCTCGTGCCAAGTATCCCGCTGCGCAGAGTGGGAACCCCGGATGAAGTGGCCAAGGTCATCTTCTTCCTGTGCTCGGATGCGGCGAGCTATGTCACGGGGGCCGAGGTGCCGGTCAATGGTGGGCAACATCTGTGA
- a CDS encoding GFA family protein, with amino-acid sequence MSQGQVAGLLPEYLAMSQAFPYLQAGSQKDLIFDAMNHNRDLARDVELTSVVANFICWDETGGYGQILQGGKAALPDILVTKNFHSNLFRKDASQLLGRAIRPNYSATTKRYLHSLYAGLSSKDPLVRCAYMVAFELHAADMIQSLWTTLVKTFEVRSDDLEYFRSHVGGEDPAEKYHGEMTSRLIGELVPADRNDLFLDEFDRAYRLSLQWCRDLLRIVSLQGDDHSEIEHHGRCHCGSVKFYVQAPRELSAVRCNCSICQMSGFLHLLVPGNKLVIECGEEFLTTYQFNKNIARHTFCRVCGVKPFYRPRSNPSGFSVNIRCLDNRTIERISISEFDGEHWDQAFRSMQQDLEPCVEAKTLE; translated from the coding sequence ATGTCCCAGGGCCAGGTCGCTGGCCTGCTGCCCGAATATCTGGCCATGTCACAGGCGTTCCCGTACCTGCAGGCGGGGTCGCAAAAGGATCTCATATTCGATGCAATGAATCACAATCGAGATCTTGCGAGGGACGTTGAACTGACCAGTGTGGTCGCAAATTTCATCTGTTGGGATGAGACGGGTGGTTATGGCCAAATTCTCCAGGGCGGAAAGGCGGCGCTACCCGATATTCTGGTGACTAAAAACTTCCACTCGAACCTGTTTAGAAAGGATGCGTCGCAACTACTCGGCAGAGCAATACGGCCCAACTACAGCGCCACGACGAAGCGGTACTTGCATTCTCTCTATGCTGGATTGTCATCAAAAGATCCCTTAGTGCGTTGCGCCTACATGGTCGCTTTTGAGCTACATGCTGCGGACATGATCCAGTCGCTATGGACCACTCTGGTCAAAACCTTTGAGGTGCGGTCTGATGATCTTGAGTACTTCCGCAGCCATGTCGGCGGAGAAGATCCCGCGGAGAAGTATCACGGAGAAATGACAAGCCGGCTGATTGGCGAACTTGTCCCGGCTGACCGTAATGATCTCTTTTTGGATGAATTCGATCGAGCTTATCGGCTCAGCTTACAGTGGTGCCGCGATCTGCTCCGAATTGTCTCACTTCAGGGAGATGATCATTCGGAGATCGAACACCATGGCCGTTGTCATTGTGGTTCTGTCAAGTTCTACGTCCAAGCGCCGCGAGAGCTCTCTGCAGTTCGATGCAATTGCTCAATCTGTCAAATGTCTGGATTTCTGCACTTGCTCGTACCTGGCAATAAGCTTGTCATTGAGTGCGGCGAAGAATTCCTCACGACGTACCAGTTCAACAAGAACATCGCTCGGCACACGTTTTGTCGGGTTTGCGGCGTAAAGCCATTCTATAGGCCGCGGTCGAACCCCTCCGGTTTCAGCGTAAATATCCGATGCCTGGATAACAGGACCATCGAACGCATATCAATAAGCGAGTTCGATGGCGAGCATTGGGACCAAGCATTCCGCTCGATGCAGCAGGACCTGGAGCCCTGCGTCGAAGCTAAAACTCTGGAGTGA
- a CDS encoding electron transfer flavoprotein subunit beta/FixA family protein, with amino-acid sequence MHNVVCIKQVPDSAQIRVHPVTNTIMRQGVPTIINPYDLFALEAALELRDRFGGEITVLTMGPPSAEDSLRKALTYGADRAVLLTDRCFAGSDTLATTYALATAIRKIDKEYGPTNLIFTGKQTIDGDTAQVGPGIAKRLGVLQLTYVAKVRSLDLANHTIEVERRSEGGIQVLHTRLPCLITMLEATNQIRRGAMADALRAARAQIVKWSAHDAGIEDVSKCGLKGSPTVVKRVFAPSARAEKAALVEATEQPAQALIDAIFKRQPKLEADLTALVRDA; translated from the coding sequence GTGCACAATGTCGTCTGCATCAAACAGGTTCCGGACTCGGCGCAGATCCGCGTGCACCCCGTGACCAATACAATCATGCGTCAGGGGGTGCCGACCATCATCAACCCATATGATCTCTTCGCGCTCGAGGCCGCGCTGGAGCTGCGCGATCGGTTCGGCGGCGAAATTACCGTGCTTACAATGGGACCGCCATCGGCGGAAGATTCTTTGCGAAAGGCGCTGACTTATGGCGCCGATCGCGCCGTCCTACTCACCGATCGCTGCTTTGCGGGCTCCGACACCCTGGCAACAACGTATGCACTTGCAACAGCCATCCGAAAAATTGATAAGGAATATGGCCCGACAAACCTCATCTTCACGGGAAAGCAGACCATCGACGGCGATACGGCGCAGGTTGGGCCCGGCATCGCAAAGCGGCTGGGCGTACTGCAGCTAACTTACGTTGCGAAGGTCAGATCCTTAGATCTCGCCAACCATACGATTGAAGTGGAACGACGCTCTGAAGGTGGTATCCAAGTGCTGCACACGAGGCTGCCCTGTCTCATCACCATGCTGGAGGCGACGAATCAGATTCGGCGTGGCGCAATGGCAGATGCCTTGCGTGCCGCGCGTGCCCAAATCGTGAAATGGAGTGCGCATGATGCCGGTATTGAAGACGTCTCCAAATGCGGCCTCAAGGGATCGCCGACCGTCGTCAAGCGAGTGTTCGCTCCCTCTGCGCGGGCTGAGAAGGCGGCGCTGGTTGAGGCTACCGAACAACCGGCGCAAGCGCTGATAGATGCGATTTTCAAGCGTCAACCTAAGCTCGAAGCTGATCTTACGGCACTTGTCCGTGACGCTTGA
- a CDS encoding peptide ligase PGM1-related protein codes for MPRILIMNAGTAQMSGADLTADQLSLAANSAYRSAWFAQHGDLIVSPVVIPADLLSFIGATLDFDASSLFLLVPEGGRQSPVLDDCTLLSETVVERINRHIRQKSTWRLYPCYSTEGVARLAAMLGIPQTGDDFALQRGPDLLNRKSHFRQLATSVGLPLPNGSVTTDSNELFRAVTSLRSETGRVIVKLDNGAGGVGNVILTGNESDPLPGARDTRRISWPSFDPDALWSEMITASCKTLVVESYHLARSLFYLEYEIEDDGSIVFINSGNIRLRKSTDRSERALIWTGLELPSDLRNEQWLTAQAHAYRFVALARDLGYRGMINIDAIFANNGRLLFNEANGRWGGGSVLHSIAVRLLGFDYSGCNVILSVRNVQSRSLQTARDRFGKEGFLFDRTRKEGVIPLAADEEAGTVECLVIARDRPAARDLQHRLLSMV; via the coding sequence ATGCCGCGGATCTTGATCATGAATGCCGGCACGGCTCAAATGTCGGGCGCCGATCTGACAGCAGATCAACTTTCGCTGGCCGCCAACTCGGCATACCGTTCAGCGTGGTTTGCCCAGCACGGCGACCTGATAGTCTCCCCGGTAGTCATCCCGGCGGATCTGCTATCCTTCATTGGCGCGACGCTCGATTTCGACGCATCGAGTCTTTTTCTGCTTGTACCTGAAGGCGGCCGCCAATCGCCGGTCCTTGATGACTGCACATTGCTGTCCGAAACTGTCGTTGAGCGGATCAACAGACATATTCGTCAGAAATCAACCTGGCGATTGTATCCTTGCTACTCTACTGAAGGCGTCGCACGCCTGGCGGCCATGCTGGGCATACCGCAGACCGGCGACGACTTCGCTCTGCAGCGAGGGCCTGATCTGTTGAACCGCAAGAGCCACTTCCGTCAATTGGCGACAAGCGTCGGACTTCCGCTGCCCAATGGATCTGTCACGACGGACTCAAACGAACTATTCAGAGCGGTCACTTCCCTCAGATCCGAGACCGGCAGAGTCATTGTAAAGCTGGACAATGGAGCCGGTGGAGTCGGAAATGTCATCCTGACCGGCAATGAAAGCGATCCACTACCCGGGGCAAGAGATACCCGGCGAATTTCATGGCCGTCGTTTGATCCTGACGCGCTTTGGTCTGAGATGATAACAGCGTCGTGTAAGACGCTGGTCGTGGAATCGTACCACCTGGCCCGGTCTTTGTTCTATCTCGAGTATGAAATCGAGGATGATGGTTCAATCGTTTTCATCAACAGTGGAAACATACGTCTGCGTAAAAGCACAGATCGATCCGAAAGAGCTCTGATCTGGACAGGACTTGAGCTTCCAAGTGACCTGAGGAACGAGCAATGGTTGACCGCCCAGGCGCACGCCTATCGATTTGTGGCGCTTGCGCGAGACCTGGGATATCGCGGGATGATCAACATTGACGCGATTTTCGCGAATAACGGACGGTTGCTGTTTAATGAAGCGAACGGCCGCTGGGGTGGCGGCTCGGTGTTACACAGTATTGCCGTCCGGCTGCTGGGCTTCGACTATTCCGGTTGCAACGTCATTTTATCCGTGAGAAATGTTCAATCACGATCCCTCCAAACAGCGCGTGATCGTTTCGGCAAGGAAGGATTTCTGTTCGACCGCACACGCAAGGAGGGCGTGATCCCGCTTGCCGCAGACGAAGAGGCTGGCACGGTGGAGTGCCTTGTGATTGCACGCGACCGGCCGGCGGCCCGCGATCTGCAGCACCGCCTACTGAGCATGGTTTGA